In Puntigrus tetrazona isolate hp1 unplaced genomic scaffold, ASM1883169v1 S000000401, whole genome shotgun sequence, the genomic window ACCAAGAATTGCCAAACAgcataaaaactatttcaattaCCCCATGTGTACAATGAAATCTacctcattatttttaatgttgcgGGCCTAAATTCCAGCTGGAGGTTGACCACACGGCATCATGGTGTCtctcaaatactaaaaaaaaaaaaaaaactaaaaccgaCTGACTCTCTTAGAAATCTTATAATGGGCATGGATGGATCTTCCATTGGGACAACAATCCAAAGCAAgcatcaaaatcaacaaaaatgggtcactgagcacaaacCCAAGCGTCTGCTGTGTCCGCTCCAGTCCTCTGACATCTaaaccctgtagaaaatgatcgaggtgaactgaagagaagagaTACAAACATAGAGCTGGCATTCTGAAGGATCTGGAAAGATTCTGCCTGAAGGAATGGCCTCTGATCTCTTATCGGGTGTTCTCCGAACTCTTCAGGCATTACAGGAGACAACTAAGAGCGGTTATCTTGGGAAAACGGTGCTGCAATAATTGGGTGTCAATAATTGTGGCCAATATTAACtagagaaagcatttatttcacaattagaTTTCCCCCCAGTTCCAGTTGTTTAATTTCAGTGATATATATCAGTTTTTTGATTCCGTTTCATTAACAGAACAGAATTGACAGAATTATCCGGTAGACTGTCAGCTCTGTTACACGACTGTCAGCACTGTTAGTCTACCCTGGTAACAGAGTTGACGTTAACAGAATTGACTCTTTTTCGGCCGAAAACTCTACTTTATGGCATAAATGCTAAGAGCACATGGCACTAAcgaaaacatgaataaaagatCTTTAAATAACCCAGTGTGTGATCAGTAATAAATTCTGCTGTCTTTAATTTTGTGAGTTGatgtactataaaaaaaaataacattctctagaaaaaatattttctcacaTACTTTTCAGATCTTATCAGAGAGGGAAGGTGACGTCATTTCCCTTTAACTTATACAGTTCTGAGAGATAATTTCACCAGTTTACAGGGAAAATGTGGTATGGTAACAGAGTTGAGTCAAGATTTATAGATTAACAATTTTTAATGTTGTAGAATTATTAAGTGActatttaaagcttttataaataaaacaatttggcaaaagtactataaaatattttgattacaCAATACATGATGGAAAAAATACACCGACTCATTTGACAAGACGAAATCATGATTTTTAGCTAAGacacttttgaaataaattattatgatTGTTATGGACatcttaaattattaaaataaaaaatataaccagttaaaaacaaagctgaaaaaaCAATGACTTTGGACACCAAATGTACCTGCAATTATAGAAACTTGTGGTATTGATCCACAAAAATTGACTTTGGCGTATTCATGTTATTCGTGTTTGGCATGCATATAATATGCAGTTTTGCATGCATACGATACGCATCTACCACACAAACCTATATATCCACTGTATAGAATAAACACgccaaattacattttttcacatatacaccaagagtttttttttttttttttggccgtactatttatacacacattcatgagTTCAGGtagaataaattaattagaaaaCTCAGTATAAATGAGTTGATATCTTCACTACAGTGAGTGTGTttgctgtgagtgtgtgttttgtgttatttgtgcTTCCTCCTCAGAGAAAACTCTTTCAAAAACACGTCTTAGAGAAAGTTTAACGCTGCTCTTAAAATCCTGTCCCATGAAAACATAGAGAACGGGGTTCAGACAGCTGTTGAAATACGCCAAAGAAACGGCCAACGGATCCAATGCCAAAGCTGCCATATTAACCGATTTATCTCCATTTATTAATATCAGATGCACTATGTGATACGGCAGCCAGCAGAGAAAAAAGGCCACGATTACAGCCATCATGATGCGAAACGCTCGTCCAGAGCGAAACTGACTCCTGCCTAACTTGCATGCGATGAATCCGTAGCATGTTGTGATGCACACGAGAGGAACCAGAAACCCGAACACAAACCTGACGACGCTTAAATTTTGATACATTTGCTTGTTACCAAACATATAAAACAGGCAGACCTTCGTGTCATATTCGTTCAAAGTCCCTCTCAACATCATAAAAGGCAGACTAAGAGCAGCAGCCAGAATCCAGACGGCTGCGCAGGACAGTCGAGCGATGAACAGGCTGCGATGGTTTTGAGCCCAAACCGGTGTGAGCACCTGAGTAAACCGGTCCAGACTGATCAAGCTCAAGGTGAAAACGCTGGCAAACATGTTGATGAGCATGATGAAGGGGAGAATCTTGCATACAAAGACAGATCCATACGGCCAATTTTCTTTAAGAGAGTGTTCTACCACGTAGTAAAGAGTGGAAAGGCAGCAGAAGAAGTCGGCGATCGCTAGATTGAGAAACCCTACTGTATTAACAGTCCTCTTCATCTTCAATCCAGCAACATACACGACAAATGCATTTCCAGGAACACCGAGGATCAAAGTCAGGTAGAAGAAGACCAGAGCAACCGCTCTCATAGCATTCCTCAGCTGTACATTAAAACAAGTCACACaagtttcttcaaaataataataataaacatattcatattcatagtCATCATATGTCTCATTCATTTTGCTTGACGTGCTGCTGTCCAACGTGCTCCGTTTATCCTGTAAATATCATACATTATCAGCGacaaacatttattcatcatcagcagattttttttatccaaacaAATTACAAACAATGGGTTTCGTTCGCTAAACATGCGTTAAAACgattgttttcattgtttcatagAAAGATCAAACCTAATTCATTAACGGTTGCGGATTAAATAACTCCAACACGAGAGCCAACGCAAATGTAATGACGTGAAATATAACGTTTTATATAAGTGTGTAAATATAACGTGAAATATACGTATTTTAAATATCGTTTCTTGGTGacagaactgcaaaaaaaaattcacaggtAACCTAAAACGAGAGAACTCTAGAAAGAGTCACTCAAATATAAATAGCACACTTTTTTCTGCGTTTATGCTCGATATAAAGAGTGTTTTTCCTCTGGTTGCCGAAATGTCAGACCAGCAAGAAAAACAATTAGAAGGAACATTGCTTATTTGACAAAGCCAGCTATTCAATATTATTAAACGatgaaacttattttaaatcattcgAAATGCGGTCACTTGTATGTCAGtgattatttgtttgtgttttaaatcaaaatgttacaGATCGAGTATGAAAGCCTCACAAACTTGTACTCACCTCACCAGCTGCTTCGCATTAACTAGTGATACTTAAACCCTTTGATGACAGATATcgctttcttcttcctcttttaaAGAGAATGTTGCAAGAAAAGCACAGCGATAACGGCTGTGGATATCCACAACTTACAGGAATTCATAATGTTCATTTGAACCCAGGAAGTGCgtgcaactttttaaaaaataaatcatgacaACACATAAAAAGGTATAATTTACCCAGTTTagtaaaacagacaaacaataataaaataacgcATGAAGAgttcattgcaaaaaaaacactcattccatcctacaaaaaagaaaagaaaaagaaaaagaggtaCTTGTTGTCACAAGGTTTCTTATTTACTGGCAGTAAATGTGTGACAGTGTAGCTGAAGAGATTAGTCAGCAGAGAAGGTGAAAGTGTTTGCACAATGCTTTGGTTTCTATTACTGTTGTTCAGATCGATGCGACGCAGGCAAATGAATACCTCGACATGCATACAAAAAATGCACTTGGGTTATACAGAGTTCAAATCCCGTGAAACCTCAGTTCAACAAACCAGCTCAAATCTTAAAACAGCACGGCTGCATCAGTGAATACGAGCTGGTGTCTAAGAAAACGCTGCTGATATTTGTGTTGCTCGTTTACTGCACTTGAACTTTCTGCTATACTGGATCGTGCCATACCTCGAGTTCATTTCATCAAGCATAttatcaattatatttttaacaattcttgggactattttaagtatactttaaGTATAACAATAGTAAACTTTGAGTACACAACTAGTTTACAGCAAGGACTAGCTCGTACTGCAACTATACTAAAAGTGAACATATGTATACTAATAGTTTAGTAATTAAATACTTAGTAGCACTTTGACATATAGTCTTAGTAAACTATTAGTTTAGTAGTTTTTATACTGCAAGTGAACTTAAATATACTATAtctgaacaaatcattaaaacaaacaacagtgtATCTGCTTGTAAACAAAAGCATTGTATTCCAGTCTATCTGTGGTTGTTTACAGTTTGGTCTTTTATCGCGTCACGTCTCGTTTCTGTGTGCTGCGTGTGAAAGACAACAATCTGTCGATTATTTGCAAGACTTGACAAATCTGATTCTGAACATCAATTTTAGTAAAAGCCCAACACAGCAACACTTTATGCTGCACTTATCCATACGATACACGTCCTCTCTCCTCCAGGTTCTTCATGTTTTAGAAGAACTGTTTTTGGTTCCTAAAATAACCACTTtgaaggactttttttttttaaatctcaagaACCTCTTCTGACTACAAAAGAATCTTTCCTGCATTTAAAAGGTCCCACGGATGTTTAAGGTTCTCCGTAGAATCATCAATGCtagaagaacctttatttttaggagAGCAATATGCCgtgaggaaaaagaagaagttTTGGTGGAGGGTTACAGCTGCCAGTTTTGTCAGCAAATGTGTATGCGTCTAAAGATGTAAGTGATCAGTTACTATGCTTTTGAAGTGTATAAGAATTGcacgtttttaaaagaaatatgattAGAATAGACCTTTATCTCACTTCCTGTATCCGGTAAGTGAAGCAGCGAATCACCACTTTCGTTCCCGTTGCAACACAGTCAAAATGGGAGAATCATATTTCATACAtgcttatatattttaaattaatttgataaatcTAGCAAACATTTACCATGGTTTTACCGTAGTAAATATGTAgctaccatttttttattttattaccgATTTCCAATTGTATTGCcaccattttatttaaatttttataagaGCAGTATTAAAAGAGATGAATGAATGCATGGATGTTGTCTTGTAGAAATGTAACTAAGTTGAACATTTTGGCTAATTAATCTTAAGCGGTATAAAGCGTGGACAGCTTGACATTGACTTAATTGAGAATTTTGGCATAAATGTTATATACAGTCACAtacaataatgacaaaaatgtaataaaaatgaatcaaaacatgTTCATTCTGACCTTAATAATCATCATAATATGTCTCTGAAAAAGTCTGTGACTACAGCATATTGAAAATATACATAACCCACTAACCTGCCGAATCGATACACTACTTCTGGTAATCATTTCTGCTACAAAAAAGGTTCACTTAAAACATTATATGCTTCTGCTACTTGATCCAGAGAACTGTTGTTAGGACAATTAAACTATTTGCactaattatgaataatatttacttaaaatgaattGCATGTTTAATGAACTTtccaataaatacatatttaaacatcattatttttgcacttgcataaatgttttttttaaatacataacacTTTGATTGtaatttgtgattttgttttgttatttatgtttatatgaaGTCCATATAACACAAAAGTGAGGGGgaatgcaaataaaagaaaaattatatagcactgaaatatgaaaaagttttagaaaaatatgttttaggaTGATAAAGCATGGGGCAACGTTTTTGAGCAATGTTTATCTTCATGATTTCAGGAAATTACCCAATAttagtgaaatattacaaacttTAGGTTTCAGTTTTGGAAACAGTTAAACCCAACTGActggaaatatataaataatagagaaaaaaaacaggagtcatgaataaaaaccaaaaaaaagcttCCTGAGTTTGACTTGACTTCTGAAGAGATATAATAAAGTACTTTTAGTACagtaatacaaataattgaataaatgagtTCACTACAGTGAGTGTGTttgctgtgagtgtgtgttttgtgttatttgtgcTTCCTCCTCAGAGAAAACTCTTTCAAAAGCATGTCTTACAGAATGTTTAATGTTGCTCTTAAAATCCTGTCCCATGAAAACATAGAGAACGGGGTTCAGACAGCTGTTGAAATACGCCAAAGAAATGGTCAACGGATCCAATGACGAAGCCACAGAGGAACTGGATTTCTCTCCATACATTATTATCAAATCTACTATATGATACGGCAGCCAGCAGAGAAAAAAGGCCACGATTAC contains:
- the LOC122333867 gene encoding C3a anaphylatoxin chemotactic receptor-like; protein product: MNETYDDYEYEYVYYYYFEETCVTCFNVQLRNAMRAVALVFFYLTLILGVPGNAFVVYVAGLKMKRTVNTVGFLNLAIADFFCCLSTLYYVVEHSLKENWPYGSVFVCKILPFIMLINMFASVFTLSLISLDRFTQVLTPVWAQNHRSLFIARLSCAAVWILAAALSLPFMMLRGTLNEYDTKVCLFYMFGNKQMYQNLSVVRFVFGFLVPLVCITTCYGFIACKLGRSQFRSGRAFRIMMAVIVAFFLCWLPYHIVHLILINGDKSVNMAALALDPLAVSLAYFNSCLNPVLYVFMGQDFKSSVKLSLRRVFERVFSEEEAQITQNTHSQQTHSL